ATTGAGTTTCCGGAAAATGTTCATGTGTTTACTGAGCCATATGTAGAGGAGAAGTCATTTTATAAAGATGATGAACTTTTAGCGTCTATTTACGGATTTAGTTATTTGCAGCAAGCGGTAATAGATAATATGACGGCGCAGTATACGAAAATGAGTGACGCGCCTTTTCATATCGGAATGCTTCACGGAAGTGTGGAAGGGGATGCGGAGCATAATCGCTACGCGCCATTTCAAATTCGTGAGCTGAAAGAAAAACAGTTTGATTATTGGGCTCTTGGTCATATACATAAGCGTGAGGTTTTAGCGGAGGATCCGTACATTATTTATCCTGGTAACATACAAGGGCGTCATCGTAAGGAAACAGGGGAAAAGGGAGCGTACTTTATTGAATTAACGAAACAAGGATCGTACTGTTCTTTCTTTCATACTGCGGATGTAGTGTGGGGAGAAGTAGAGGTTAGTATTGATGGACTTGAAACTGTGGATGACCTTATGACGGCGGTGTCGGAAGCGATGAGTGAATGGCGTAAAGAAGAGGAAGGGACTCTTTTAACGGTCATATTTACAGGGCAAGGACCGCTTTCTCCTTATTTGCGTGATGAAAAACGTGTGGAAGAGATTTTTCATATTTTAGCAGCGGGAGAAGAGCGAAAAGATTTTGTATATGCGATGAAGTGGAAGAATGAGACGGTTTCTTTTGCGGAAATTGAACGCTTGAAAGAGGACAATCATTTCTTCGGAAGTGTACTTCAAGAGCTAGATTCTTTTACGAATATGGACGGAGTACTGCGCACGATTTGGACATCTCCTGTAGCGCGAAATATCATTGAATCTTTTTCGGAAGAGGAAAAGAAAGAGATCCAAAAGGAAGCAGAAAGTATTATTTTAGAGCAATTATTCCGGCAAGAGAGGGATAAGAAATGAGAATTAAAAAACTCCATATTTATGGATATGGAAAATTAGAAAATGTGGAAATGGATCTTTCATTGCTGACGGTGTTGTACGGTGAAAATGAAGCGGGAAAATCGACGATTCGCTCGTTTATGAAGAGTGTTTTATTCGGTTTTCCAACGAGAGGGCAGCGCCGCTATGAACCGAAAGAAGGCGGAAAGTACGGTGGAGTGATCACTGTTCAAACGGAGAAGTACGGCCTTGTGAAAATTGAGCGCCTGCCAAAGACGGCTTCTGGTGAAGTGACAGTTTATTTTGAGGATGGAAAAACAGGCGATGAAGACATTTTAAACGATATATTAAGCGGGATGAATGAAAGTTTATTTGATTCGGTCTTTTCATTTGATATGCACGGTCTGCAAAACATTCATCATCTCGATGAAGTGGAAATAGGAAATTATTTATTTTCAGCAAGCGCAGTCGGAAGTGATGCGTTATTACAGCTAGATAAAAAGTTAGAAAAAGAAATGGATCAGCGTTTCAAGCCAAATGGTCGTAAACCTGAAATTAATGTGTCTTTACAAGAAATAAAGAAGCTTCAGGAGAAGCTGAATGAGTGGCAAGGGAAGATTAGTGCATATGAAAAACAAGTGGGACAGCTAAAAAAAAGTGAAGAGCAGCTCGCTTACGTTCGTACTGAGAAAGAATCGGCAGAAAAGCGAAAACAAGATTATGAAATATTGTCAGCGCTTGAGCCTCTTGTCATTGAAAAACGAACATATGAAAAAATGTTAGAAGAAGACGCTAGGAAGTTTCCTATTAATGGAACAGCACGTTATGAAGCGATAAAAGCGAAGATTGAACCACTACAAGTACAAATAGATTCACTGCATAAAAGGATAGAGATGGTGCAATCAGAAATTGATTCCACCCAAATAGATGAAGAGCTTCTGCAAAAAGAAAGTTACGTAGAAGAGCTTCGTATGCAGCATATGTCGTATGAAAATGCACGCCAAGAAATGCGTGATATTACGGGAAGTATCGGAAATATAGAAGAAGAAATCGAAGAGTTGCAGCAACAAATTGGCGTTACTTTTGAAAAAGAGAGGGTTCTTTCTTTTGATATAAGTTTAGCAACGAAAGAATTAATTACACAAACGGTGCAAAAAGCGAGAGA
The DNA window shown above is from Bacillus clarus and carries:
- a CDS encoding metallophosphoesterase family protein, which produces MKQVKFIHAADLHLDSPFKGMEMNVPASVWERMKQSTFQSFERIVDKAIQERVDFVLLAGDLYDAETRSLRAQVFVREQMKRLSQYEIPVYIIHGNHDHLGGSWAAIEFPENVHVFTEPYVEEKSFYKDDELLASIYGFSYLQQAVIDNMTAQYTKMSDAPFHIGMLHGSVEGDAEHNRYAPFQIRELKEKQFDYWALGHIHKREVLAEDPYIIYPGNIQGRHRKETGEKGAYFIELTKQGSYCSFFHTADVVWGEVEVSIDGLETVDDLMTAVSEAMSEWRKEEEGTLLTVIFTGQGPLSPYLRDEKRVEEIFHILAAGEERKDFVYAMKWKNETVSFAEIERLKEDNHFFGSVLQELDSFTNMDGVLRTIWTSPVARNIIESFSEEEKKEIQKEAESIILEQLFRQERDKK